DNA sequence from the Roseofilum casamattae BLCC-M143 genome:
ATGGAAACGGCGATCGCCATTTACCCGACTATTTTTCCGTACATTCCCGGATATCTCTCGTTTCGCGAAGTTCCGCCAATTCTGAAAGCGCTGCGGCAGTTGACGGTTTTTCCCGATCTGATTCTCTGCGACGGACAAGGACTCGCTCATCCCCGTCGGTTTGGTCTTGCCTGCCATTTGGGGGTATTGTTGGACTGTCCGACCATTGGGGTGGCAAAATCTCGGTTTATCGGCACTCATGGGGAACCGGGACGGAAGCGAGGTAGTTGGGAGTTGCTGACAGATGGGGAGGAGACTATAGGTGCGGTCTTGCGAACGCGCGCGAAGGTGAAACCTCTCTATGTTTCTATCGGCCATCGAGTGAGTTTGGAAACCGCTATCTCTTACGTGCTCGCTTGCGCTCCAAATTATCGCCTTCCGGAAACCACGCGCATTGCCGATCGCCTGGCATCAAATCGGACATAGATTCGGTCTCTGTTCTGTCATTATTCGGTAATTAAGAGTTTACCAGATTGAGGAAAGATTTAAAACGAAACCGAGTAAAACATTTTCTCCAGATAAGGTCGTTGGATTGTCTAATATTTCTTTTTCTTGTCCCTGACGATAAACTTCAACTTGACGGTTTTTCGGGTTAATCAGCCAACCCAAACGAGTGCCATTCTCCAGATATTCCTGCATTTTACTTTGCAGGAGTTTAACCGAATCGCTGGGCGATCGCAATTCTATAACAAAATCGGGACACAAAGGCAGGAATTTCTCTTTCTCTTCTGCGGTTAAAGCGTCCCATTTGGCTAACGGTATCCAAGAGGCATCGGGAGAGCGATCGCTACCATCGGGAAGGTGAAAGCATGTCGAAGAATCAAAGACTACTCCTAATTGCGTTTGGCGGTTCCATAAATTGAGTTCGACATTAATATCGGAGTTCCGTTTTCCAGTTTCTCCCCCTGTCGGCGCCATAATAATTAAGTCTCCTCGAGCTGTTCGTTCTAATCTTAACTCGCGGTTGGCAACACAAATTTGATAAAATTGTTCGTCAGTAATCGAGGCGGTTTCTGGATTATTTAAAATAAATGCTGTCATAGTATTATCTCCTTGCTATAGTAAATCCGATTAACAGTGAGACAAGCGATAGTGTGAGGACTGAGCGAAGTCGAAGTCCGGACTGTTCATGATGTCCGAGCTTCGACAGCTTGGACTTCGCTCAGCTACCATTCGCTCAGCTCTCATTGGTTTTGCGATTTTATATCTCACTGTTATTTGAATCGGCTATATATTACCAGATCGAGGAAAGATTTAAAACGAAACCGGGTAAAACATTTTCTCCGGATAAGGTCGTTGGATTGTCTAATATTTCTTTTTCTTGTCCCTGACGATAAACTTCAACTTGACAGTTTTTCGGGTTAATCAGCCAACCCAAACGAGTGCCATTCTCCAGATATTCCTGCATTTTACTTTGCAGGAGTTTAACCGAATCGCTGGGCGATGGTCGAAGACCCCCCGTAGGGGAACGCAATTCTATAACAAAATCGGGACATAAAGGCAGGAATTTCTCTTTTTCTTCTGCGGTTAAGGCATCCCATTTAGCTAAAGGTATCCACGATGCATCGGGGGAATAATCCGGCCCTTGAGGAAGCTTAAAACAAGTAGAAGAATCAAACCCGATTCCGGTTCCGTCTGCATCCGTCCAATTGGCTAATTGTTGAGCGATCTTCAAATTCCGGTTTCCCGTCCCTCCTCCTGTCGGTGCCATAATGATTAAGTCTCCTCGAGCTGTTCGTTCTAATCTTAACTCGCGGTTAGCCGCACAAATTTGATAAAATTGTTCCTCGGTAATCGAGGCCGTTTCTGGATTATTCAAAATAAATGTTGTCATGGTTTTATCTCCTGGTTGACATCCTCACTAGTCTGTCTGAAGCCACGGTAGTTCAATTTTAGCTCAATTAAGCGCTGGCTAGTCGTTTGAAGATCTGCAAATAGGATATAGTAGAGCTAGAGTGCGATCGCCACTATCCTCCAAAACTATAAATAACCAATCGAATATGTTAAGTAATCAAAAACTCGCTCTACTTCAAGAAATTGAGCAAATTCCAGAAGCAGATATCCCTGGTTTGCTAGAGCTTGTTCGTTCCTTTCGTCAAGAGACCATTCAAACAAGTCCCGTGCCGAATGGGAATGATGCAATTACTCATCTCAATAGTAGCGATCGTCAGGACAAACAGCTCAAACGACAAAGATTACAAGAGATGTTTGCCTTTTGGTCTGAGTTAGATGACGAACGCGAACAACAGGAATCTTTACAAGTTATTCAATCTCTGCGAAAAACCTCCATTTAATGGCTGAATTTATTATCTTAGATTCTGCACCAGTCGGGTTAATTACAAATCCGAAAGCTACTCCCATCGCTTTACGCTGTCAGCAATGGTTGCTAGGTCTTATAGATCGCGATTATGAAGTTGTTTTACCTGAAATTGTTGATTACGAAGTTAGACGAGAACTGTTGAGAGCAAATAAAGTAAATGGATTGGCAAGACTGGATCGACTGAGATCTGAACTGGTCTATCTTCCCATTACAAGTGAAGTAATGCTAAAAGCTGCTCAACTATGGGCTGAAGCTAGACACAAAGGTAAGCCTACAGCTGATAATAAAGCTCTCGATGGTGATGTTATCCTAGCAGCCCAAGCGCTTTCGTTAGAAGATGATGGCCATGAGGTACTGGTTGCGACAAGTAACGTGAAGCATTTATCTCTCTTTGTCAAAGCAAAGTTATGGGAGAATATCTGATGCGATCGCCTGCTTAGTGCAGCAACAAGCTTCAGCTCTAGTTGAGTAACCCTCGGACTTATCTAACTCAATTGTATCGTCGATTCTTGCATCAGAGTCTTAACTGACTTGACTTTTTTTCTACTTCAGTGATATTTTGAAAGTACAAAATACTCACAAAAGCTACCACGACAACTTGCTCTATTAACACACACAAGAGTAGGGCGGTCATAAGCTTCAAACATGGGCGAACAATTTGCTGTAAATCTTAATTGGATTGGATTACAACGATCGCACTATCCAAAAAGTTAAGGTGGGCGATGCCCACCCTACCGGATCGCTAATCTGCGTCTGTGACTGCGCCAACACTACTGGAAGAGACCAACTTCGCATACTTGGCTAAGGTACCGCGCGTATACTGAGGCGGTTTCGGTTGCCAGGCAGCGCGCCGCTTTTCTAATTCCTCATCGCTGACGTGTAACTCTAAGCTGCGCTCCGGTGCATTGATGGTAATCGTATCGCCTTCTTGCACCAGACCAATGGTACCGCCGACAGCGGCTTCTGGAGCGACGTGACCGACCACCATGCCGTAGGTTCCGCCGGAGAACCGTCCGTCCGTAATCAGACCGACGGAATCTCCCAATCCGGCACCAATAATCGCGGAGGTAGGGGCGAGCATCTCGCGCATTCCCGGACCGCCTTTGGGCCCTTCGTAGCGGATAATAATGACATCGCCGGGCTGAATTTTACCGGCAAGAATGGCTTGCAAGCATTCTTCCTCGGATTCAAATACCCGAGCGGGGCCGGTAATCTGCGGGTTTTTCACGCCGGAAATTTTAGCCACGGCGCCCTCAGAGGCGAGGTTGCCGCGCAATACGACTAAATGACCCTGCTTGTAGAGGGGGTTATCCCAGGAACGAATAACGTCTTGGTCGGGACTGGGGGTAGCGGGGACGTCGGCAAGGACTTCGGCAACGGTTTTCCCGGTAATGGTGAGACAGTCTCCGTGCAATAACCCATGTTCGAGGAGCATTTTCATCACTTGCGGAATGCCGCCTGCTTGATGGAGATTGACAGTGACGTAGCGTCCGGAGGGCTTCAGGTCGCAGAATACGGGAACTTTGGCGCGAATGGCTTCAAAGTCATCGAGGCTGAGATCGACTCCCGCTGCGTGGGCGATCGCCAACAGGTGCAAGACAGCGTTGGTAGAGCCGCCAACGGCCATGATGACGGCGATCGCATTTTCAAAGGCTTTCCGGGTTAAAATCTGGCTGGGCAGAATCTGCTGCTTAATGGCTTCCACCAAGGCTTTGGCCGAGGCTTCCGTACTGTCGGCTTTTTCTGGATCTTCTGCCGCCATAGTCGAAGAATAGGGCAAACTCATGCCCATGGCTTCAAAGGCGGAAGACATGGTATTCGCGGTAAACATGCCGCCGCAAGACCCCGCACCGGGACAAGCATTATCTTCTACGGCTTTTAGCTCGGCATCGTCAATTTTACCGGCGCTGTGCTGTCCCACGGCTTCAAAGGCACTGACTACCGTGAGGTCGCACCCGTTATGAACGCCGGGTTTAATCGTGCCACCATAGACAAAGATAGCCGGAATATCCATGCGGGCGATCGCCAACATTGCGCCCGGCATATTCTTATCGCATCCGCCAATAGCCAGCACCCCATCCATGCTTTGTCCGTTGCAAGCCGTTTCAATGGCATCGGCAATCACCTCGCGGGACACCAGGGAATACTTCATTCCTTCCGTTCCCATGGAAATTCCGTCGCTGACAGTAATCGTCCCAAACAG
Encoded proteins:
- the nfi gene encoding deoxyribonuclease V (cleaves DNA at apurinic or apyrimidinic sites), translating into MPIPELLDWPTEVTEARAIQDRWRDRVEVCDRLHLVNSVAGVDLGFENEGRTTRAAAALFSYPDLELMETAIAIYPTIFPYIPGYLSFREVPPILKALRQLTVFPDLILCDGQGLAHPRRFGLACHLGVLLDCPTIGVAKSRFIGTHGEPGRKRGSWELLTDGEETIGAVLRTRAKVKPLYVSIGHRVSLETAISYVLACAPNYRLPETTRIADRLASNRT
- a CDS encoding Uma2 family endonuclease, with the translated sequence MTAFILNNPETASITDEQFYQICVANRELRLERTARGDLIIMAPTGGETGKRNSDINVELNLWNRQTQLGVVFDSSTCFHLPDGSDRSPDASWIPLAKWDALTAEEKEKFLPLCPDFVIELRSPSDSVKLLQSKMQEYLENGTRLGWLINPKNRQVEVYRQGQEKEILDNPTTLSGENVLLGFVLNLSSIW
- a CDS encoding Uma2 family endonuclease, coding for MTTFILNNPETASITEEQFYQICAANRELRLERTARGDLIIMAPTGGGTGNRNLKIAQQLANWTDADGTGIGFDSSTCFKLPQGPDYSPDASWIPLAKWDALTAEEKEKFLPLCPDFVIELRSPTGGLRPSPSDSVKLLQSKMQEYLENGTRLGWLINPKNCQVEVYRQGQEKEILDNPTTLSGENVLPGFVLNLSSIW
- a CDS encoding type II toxin-antitoxin system VapC family toxin, coding for MAEFIILDSAPVGLITNPKATPIALRCQQWLLGLIDRDYEVVLPEIVDYEVRRELLRANKVNGLARLDRLRSELVYLPITSEVMLKAAQLWAEARHKGKPTADNKALDGDVILAAQALSLEDDGHEVLVATSNVKHLSLFVKAKLWENI
- the ilvD gene encoding dihydroxy-acid dehydratase codes for the protein MPDNYRSQVVTQGARRAPNRAMLRAVGFKDEDFTKPIVGVANGYSTITPCNMGLNDLALRAEAGLRDAGGMPQLFGTITVSDGISMGTEGMKYSLVSREVIADAIETACNGQSMDGVLAIGGCDKNMPGAMLAIARMDIPAIFVYGGTIKPGVHNGCDLTVVSAFEAVGQHSAGKIDDAELKAVEDNACPGAGSCGGMFTANTMSSAFEAMGMSLPYSSTMAAEDPEKADSTEASAKALVEAIKQQILPSQILTRKAFENAIAVIMAVGGSTNAVLHLLAIAHAAGVDLSLDDFEAIRAKVPVFCDLKPSGRYVTVNLHQAGGIPQVMKMLLEHGLLHGDCLTITGKTVAEVLADVPATPSPDQDVIRSWDNPLYKQGHLVVLRGNLASEGAVAKISGVKNPQITGPARVFESEEECLQAILAGKIQPGDVIIIRYEGPKGGPGMREMLAPTSAIIGAGLGDSVGLITDGRFSGGTYGMVVGHVAPEAAVGGTIGLVQEGDTITINAPERSLELHVSDEELEKRRAAWQPKPPQYTRGTLAKYAKLVSSSSVGAVTDAD